From the Winogradskyella forsetii genome, the window AGAGAGTACCATAAAAACCCATGTTTCGAATCTTTTAGTAAAGCTAAATGCGAAGCGACGCACGCAAGCCATTCAAATTTCAAAAAGTCTAAATATCATTTAATTTATTAGCTTTACAACTAAAGTATGAGTGGATTGGTACTTTAGTATGAGTGTTTTTCCCTGCCTTCTTTCTACTTTTGACCAATGAATCAAAGCATAAATTAAAATGAAGAACACAGTAATTAAATACGGCCTCTATGCATTATTAAGTGGGTTTGTACTATTTGGATTACCATTTCTATTTGGAATGGGAGTTAACTTTGAATACGGAGAGCTTATAGGTTACACCTCTATGGTGCTCTCTTTGTTATTTGTCCATTTCGGAATAAAACACTATCGTGATAAAGTCAACGAAGGAAACGTATCTTTAGGTAAAGCTATAGGTATCGGCATGTTAATCGCTTTATTTTCAGCCGTTGGAGTTGCTGTTTTTGATTACATATATACCACTCAAATAAATCCCGATTTTGCAAAGGAGTACTTAGAATATTCCTTAAATAAGATGGAAGCGAATTTATCACCAGAAGAATTTAAAATTGAAAGTGCCAACTTAATTCAACAGATGAAGGATTATGGCAGTCCTAGTCTTATGGCATTTATGATGTTTGTAACTGTAATGATATTAGGATTTATTATATCTTTAATCTCAGGCTTAATCTTACAAAGAAAAAAAAATTAGAACAATGACATCAGACGCAAAAACGCCAGAAGACTATATTGCACAACTTCCAGAGGACAGAAAAGCACCAATAATAAAACTAAACAATCTTATTAAAAAACACATGCCCAAAGGCTTAGAAGCTGGAATGGGTTACGGAATGCTAGCCTACTATGTTCCTAGATCCATTTATCCAGATGGTTATCATTGCAAACCGTTTCCACCTTTGCCATTTATAAATCTAGCCTCTCAAAAAAACTTTATCGCACTCTACCATTCTGGTATGTACGCAAAAAAAGAATTGCACGACTGGTTTGTTGCCGAATACCCAAAGCACTGTAAATACAAGTTAGACATGGGAAAAAGCTGTGTGCGATTTAAAAAAATGGATGATATTCCTTATGATTTAATTGAAGAATTAATGGTAAAAATGTCCGTAGAAGAATGGATTGACATTTATGAAAATGCTATAAAAAAGTAATATTTTCCTGCAAGGTTTCTAAAACCTTGTAGGTATCATTTTTAAATAGATTCCCTTTTTCAAGGGAACAAAAATAAAATTTTAATGAAAAAAAGAGTCACAGGAATTGGTGGATTATTCTTTAAAACCAAAGACCCAAAAGCAGCAAAAGATTGGTACAAAAAACATTTAGGTTTTAATACGGACGATTATGGTTGCACCTTTTGGTGGAAAGACAAAGAAGGCAACGATTGCTCTACCCAATGGAGTCCATTCGCAGAAGACACCAAATATTTCGAGCCTTCTAAAAAAGACTTTATGTTTAACTATAGAGTTGAAAACCTCAAAGAACTGCTAGCGACCTTAAAAGAAGAAGGTGTAACCATTGTGGGAGACATGGAAGAATACGATTACGGTAAGTTCGGTTGGATACTAGATAACGATGGTAATAAGATCGAACTTTGGGAACCTATAGACACTGCCTTTCAGTAAATTTGATGGTGAGACATTTTATTATGTCTTAAAGCTTAACCTATATTTTTCTTTTTCGAATGCGAATAACAGGCGTTTATCTTAATTCTTGAGGCTTCTGGTGGCGTAATATATGATGTTTAGATAATGAGTTGATTAGTAATTTTTTACAATAAAACTATTTAAGAAGGTTAACAATATTTCACTAACTTTATGGTCTAACCAAAAACTAATAAAAGGTCAGATGATACTAAAGATTTAGGCGACGATCTTAACGATATGTTAGATGATGCTAAGGATAGCGCAAGAAAAGCAGGCGATAAAATTAGCCAAAAAGCAAATGAATTTTCAGACGATGCTAAAGATTTTAGTCGTGATGCTAAAAAAGCGGCTGATGATTTTAGCAACGACGCCAAAGAAGTATTCAGTGATGGTAAAAACGTAGCAATCATTGCTCACATTACTATTATTGGATGGATTATTGCCCTTGTAATGAATAGCAGTAACAAAACCGAGTTTGGTTCTTTTTATATAAGACAAATGCTTGGACTGTGTCTTATTGGTATAGCTTTAGGCTGGATTCCGATTATAGGTTTTATTGTGGGCCTGGTATTAATCGTAGCTTGGATTATGAGCTTAATTGCTGCACTTGGTGGCGAGATGAAACCAACTTTTTTACTTGGCAAACAGTTCCAAGACTGGTTCAAAGCTTTATAAAAACACTAAAACCCAGAATTGACCTTCTGGGTTTTTTATTGCTTATTTTCAGCTAATCCATAATCCATAGGCAAAGTATCTCCAACACGTTGGCTTCCCATCACTCCACTAAAATAGATGCCAACTACAGGAGTGTAATTTCCATAAACATCTACAAAAAATTCATCTGATTTTAAATGTAATTCTGATTGAAAATCTTTGTCGAATAGAATGGATACCTTATCCTTTAATGTAACCCTTTTAAAGCCTGATTCGGCAATAGATTCAACTTTAAAGAAAGTCCATTCATTAACTCTAAATTTATCGTGGAAAATCCAATACCCTTCTTCTTCAAGTCTTTTGTTATAAAGTGAACGCATAAAGTGCTGTACAGAACCTTTATAAGCCTGATTTCGATTTTTGATTTTTTTAGATGTTTTAGTCTCCTTTAACTCTTTATAAAATGAAGTGCCGAAATAAGCCACAGAGTTTATTGTGAATTCTATAGTTT encodes:
- a CDS encoding DUF4199 domain-containing protein, coding for MKNTVIKYGLYALLSGFVLFGLPFLFGMGVNFEYGELIGYTSMVLSLLFVHFGIKHYRDKVNEGNVSLGKAIGIGMLIALFSAVGVAVFDYIYTTQINPDFAKEYLEYSLNKMEANLSPEEFKIESANLIQQMKDYGSPSLMAFMMFVTVMILGFIISLISGLILQRKKN
- a CDS encoding DUF1801 domain-containing protein; the encoded protein is MTSDAKTPEDYIAQLPEDRKAPIIKLNNLIKKHMPKGLEAGMGYGMLAYYVPRSIYPDGYHCKPFPPLPFINLASQKNFIALYHSGMYAKKELHDWFVAEYPKHCKYKLDMGKSCVRFKKMDDIPYDLIEELMVKMSVEEWIDIYENAIKK
- a CDS encoding VOC family protein, producing MKKRVTGIGGLFFKTKDPKAAKDWYKKHLGFNTDDYGCTFWWKDKEGNDCSTQWSPFAEDTKYFEPSKKDFMFNYRVENLKELLATLKEEGVTIVGDMEEYDYGKFGWILDNDGNKIELWEPIDTAFQ
- a CDS encoding YtxH domain-containing protein — translated: MLDDAKDSARKAGDKISQKANEFSDDAKDFSRDAKKAADDFSNDAKEVFSDGKNVAIIAHITIIGWIIALVMNSSNKTEFGSFYIRQMLGLCLIGIALGWIPIIGFIVGLVLIVAWIMSLIAALGGEMKPTFLLGKQFQDWFKAL